The Gillisia sp. Hel_I_86 genome has a segment encoding these proteins:
- a CDS encoding TrmH family RNA methyltransferase: MVSKSQIKLITSLEQKKHRTKLGLFVVEGKKGIEELLESNFELHFLYTTQDIFNAPREKKHLISEVELKKISSLVTPQIGLAVFRIPVENEIKLKGLVMALDGVRDPGNLGTIIRLCDWFGVETLVCSLDTVDCYNSKVVQATMGSIARVDVHYLDLALFLEENNSHFKVGTFMEGENIFVTNMPKAAIVVLGNEAHGISNNIEKLIEKKINIPQFSNVKNTESLNVATATAVLLSEIRRKENY; the protein is encoded by the coding sequence ATGGTTAGCAAAAGCCAAATTAAGTTAATAACAAGTCTTGAGCAAAAAAAACATCGAACCAAACTGGGTCTTTTCGTTGTTGAAGGAAAAAAGGGAATTGAGGAACTTTTGGAATCTAATTTCGAATTGCATTTTCTCTACACCACACAAGATATATTTAATGCTCCTAGGGAAAAAAAGCACCTAATTTCCGAAGTTGAACTAAAAAAAATAAGCAGTTTAGTAACCCCACAAATTGGTCTGGCTGTTTTTAGAATACCAGTTGAAAATGAAATAAAATTAAAAGGATTGGTTATGGCCTTGGACGGGGTAAGGGATCCTGGTAATTTGGGAACTATAATTCGGCTTTGTGATTGGTTTGGAGTGGAGACCTTGGTGTGTTCCTTGGATACTGTAGACTGTTACAATTCTAAAGTAGTGCAGGCAACCATGGGGAGTATTGCCCGAGTGGATGTTCATTATTTGGATTTGGCATTATTTCTTGAAGAAAATAATTCACATTTTAAAGTGGGAACTTTTATGGAAGGTGAAAATATATTTGTAACAAATATGCCAAAAGCCGCTATTGTTGTATTGGGAAATGAGGCCCACGGTATTTCCAATAATATTGAAAAGTTAATAGAAAAGAAGATCAATATTCCTCAATTCAGCAATGTGAAAAATACAGAGAGCTTAAATGTGGCAACCGCCACGGCTGTTCTATTAAGTGAAATAAGGCGAAAAGAGAATTATTGA
- a CDS encoding pyridoxal phosphate-dependent aminotransferase, producing the protein MQKHLSDRINNLATSQTLAMAAKTRELKEEGKDIIGLSLGEPDFNTPDFIKDAAIQAINDNYNSYTPVDGYVELKDAIITKFKRDNGLTYNRSQIVVSTGAKQSLANAAMVLLNPGDEVILPCPYWVSYAEIVKLAEGIPVEVPTTVDSNFKITPQQLKDAITPKTKMIWYSSPCNPSGMLYSKAELRALADVLVDFPDIIVVSDEIYEHINFVGEHASMAQFDDMYDRVVTVNGVSKAFAMTGWRIGYIGAPEWIARACNKMQGQITSGANCIAQRAVITALEAPVSKIKFMIDTFKERRKLIISLLDAIEGFKTTEPEGAFYVFPDISFFFGKKLKGHQIDNATDFSMFLLEEALVATVTGDAFGSPNCIRFSYAASEDQIKEALKRIKLAVS; encoded by the coding sequence ATGCAAAAACATTTATCAGACCGTATTAATAATTTAGCAACCTCTCAAACCTTGGCAATGGCTGCCAAAACAAGAGAGCTAAAAGAGGAAGGAAAAGATATAATTGGATTAAGTCTTGGGGAACCAGATTTTAATACGCCGGATTTTATTAAAGATGCCGCTATCCAAGCTATCAACGACAATTATAATTCCTATACACCTGTAGATGGATATGTAGAGTTGAAAGATGCTATTATCACTAAATTCAAGAGGGATAATGGATTGACTTATAATAGATCCCAAATTGTGGTTTCCACTGGAGCCAAGCAATCCTTGGCAAACGCAGCAATGGTTTTGTTAAATCCGGGAGACGAAGTGATATTACCTTGCCCTTACTGGGTAAGTTATGCCGAAATAGTGAAATTAGCAGAGGGTATTCCAGTAGAAGTTCCTACTACAGTAGATAGCAATTTCAAGATTACACCTCAACAGTTAAAGGATGCTATTACTCCAAAAACCAAAATGATTTGGTACAGTTCTCCTTGTAATCCAAGCGGGATGTTATATAGCAAAGCAGAACTAAGGGCTTTAGCCGATGTTTTAGTTGATTTTCCAGATATCATTGTTGTAAGCGATGAAATTTACGAACATATAAATTTTGTTGGTGAACATGCATCGATGGCACAGTTTGATGACATGTATGATCGTGTGGTCACTGTAAATGGTGTTTCTAAAGCTTTTGCCATGACCGGCTGGAGAATAGGTTATATAGGTGCTCCAGAGTGGATTGCGAGGGCTTGTAATAAAATGCAAGGTCAAATTACCAGTGGGGCAAACTGTATCGCCCAACGTGCGGTCATTACAGCATTGGAAGCCCCGGTAAGCAAAATTAAATTTATGATCGATACTTTTAAGGAGCGTCGTAAATTGATAATTTCCTTGCTGGATGCAATTGAAGGTTTTAAAACGACAGAACCAGAAGGAGCTTTTTATGTATTCCCAGATATATCCTTTTTCTTCGGAAAAAAACTAAAAGGGCATCAAATAGATAACGCAACAGATTTTTCAATGTTTTTATTGGAAGAAGCTTTGGTCGCCACAGTAACAGGTGATGCTTTTGGAAGTCCCAATTGCATCAGGTTCTCATATGCTGCAAGCGAAGATCAGATTAAAGAAGCATTAAAGAGAATAAAATTGGCTGTTTCTTAA
- a CDS encoding porin family protein, translated as MKKIVAILGLCLVCSQANAQLFSGESILNQENIDNKRWSWGYYLGFNTYDFDFDYKEYNPSPVLGKDFSIEKSVGFNVGLVGSFKLHNNFDLRLEPGVSFNTRNFQALKADQNTFREINSTYVHIPLLVKFSADRLNNFRPFVLAGASTSINLSSNENNPDDNSVGQFRMKTNTFYYEIGVGIDFYLYYFKFSPSLRGIFGINDELVRDEDPNSLYTGNVEQMRTRGIFLNFTFQ; from the coding sequence ATGAAAAAGATTGTTGCCATTTTAGGGCTTTGTTTGGTCTGTTCTCAAGCGAATGCTCAATTATTTTCAGGAGAAAGTATTTTAAATCAAGAAAACATCGATAATAAACGATGGTCTTGGGGATATTATTTAGGCTTTAATACCTACGATTTTGATTTTGATTATAAAGAATACAACCCGAGTCCTGTGCTAGGAAAAGATTTTAGTATTGAAAAATCCGTTGGGTTTAATGTAGGCTTAGTTGGTAGTTTTAAATTGCACAATAATTTCGACCTGCGGCTAGAACCAGGAGTTAGCTTTAATACTCGAAATTTCCAAGCACTTAAAGCGGATCAAAATACTTTTCGGGAAATCAATTCAACCTATGTTCATATTCCATTATTGGTTAAATTTTCAGCTGATAGACTCAACAATTTTAGGCCTTTTGTATTGGCCGGAGCCTCGACCTCCATTAATTTATCCAGCAATGAAAACAATCCCGATGATAATAGCGTTGGGCAGTTTAGGATGAAAACCAATACATTTTATTATGAAATTGGTGTAGGAATAGATTTTTACCTTTATTACTTTAAATTTTCACCTTCCTTAAGAGGGATCTTTGGTATTAACGATGAACTGGTTAGGGACGAAGATCCAAATAGTCTATACACCGGAAATGTAGAACAAATGAGAACTAGAGGGATCTTTCTAAATTTTACTTTTCAATAA
- the trkA gene encoding Trk system potassium transporter TrkA, translated as MKIIIAGAGEVGFHLAKLLSYESQDITLIDNNRNNLVYADTHLDIRTLKGDATSIHILKEAHVKNVDLVIGVTSSEATNITVCVLAKQLGAKRTIARISNTEFLDYKDEIGFDKFGIDELISPEALAAREIALLLNQSAFDDSYEFEDGALTMIGLNLSRTATFVGKTVKEAAKIFPELHFVPIAIQRFGTQYTLIPRGDTQFKEGDQVYFITVHSGVDELYKLTGKVKQTIKNVMILGGSKIGKKTASDLCKNNFKVKLIENDREKAFDLADELPSTLVINSDGRNVELLEEENIHDMDAFIAVTGNSETNIMSCLVAKSKSVKKTIALVENMDYFQLSHSIGIDTLINKKLLAANNIFRFIRKGEVVAMTKLNNMNAELLEFIVKPTSEVCDTKIKDLDFPRSAIIGGIIRDGEGIIALGDFMIRAGDRIVVCCLPRSISKVEKLFL; from the coding sequence ATGAAGATTATTATTGCCGGTGCAGGAGAAGTCGGCTTTCATCTGGCAAAACTCCTATCCTACGAATCTCAAGACATCACCCTTATAGATAACAATAGGAACAACTTGGTATATGCAGATACTCATTTGGATATACGCACCTTAAAAGGGGATGCTACCTCCATTCATATTCTTAAAGAAGCGCATGTGAAAAATGTAGATCTCGTAATAGGTGTAACTTCCAGTGAAGCTACCAATATTACGGTTTGTGTCTTGGCAAAACAACTTGGAGCAAAAAGAACTATCGCTCGTATTTCCAATACTGAATTTCTGGATTATAAAGATGAAATAGGATTTGATAAATTTGGGATAGATGAGCTCATTTCACCTGAGGCACTTGCAGCACGTGAGATTGCCCTATTGTTAAACCAATCTGCTTTCGATGACAGTTACGAGTTTGAAGATGGCGCTTTAACAATGATTGGCCTTAACCTTTCGCGCACAGCTACTTTTGTTGGTAAAACAGTAAAAGAGGCGGCTAAAATTTTTCCTGAACTTCACTTTGTTCCAATTGCAATTCAGAGGTTTGGCACTCAATATACGCTTATACCTAGGGGAGATACCCAGTTTAAGGAAGGGGACCAAGTTTATTTTATTACGGTGCACAGTGGAGTAGACGAGCTTTATAAGCTTACAGGGAAGGTGAAGCAAACCATTAAAAATGTAATGATCCTAGGTGGCAGTAAAATTGGAAAGAAAACAGCTTCTGATCTTTGCAAAAACAATTTCAAGGTGAAATTAATCGAAAATGATCGCGAAAAAGCATTCGATCTTGCAGATGAGCTCCCAAGCACCTTGGTTATAAATAGTGATGGTAGGAATGTAGAACTTTTAGAGGAGGAGAATATCCACGATATGGATGCCTTTATAGCAGTAACTGGTAATTCTGAAACCAACATCATGTCTTGCCTGGTGGCCAAATCGAAAAGTGTGAAAAAGACGATCGCTTTGGTGGAAAACATGGACTATTTTCAATTAAGCCATTCTATAGGAATAGATACGCTTATCAATAAAAAACTTTTAGCGGCAAACAATATTTTTAGGTTTATAAGAAAAGGAGAAGTCGTAGCCATGACCAAGCTCAATAATATGAATGCGGAATTATTGGAATTTATTGTGAAACCAACTTCTGAGGTGTGTGACACAAAAATAAAAGATCTGGATTTCCCTAGGTCAGCAATTATTGGAGGAATTATTCGTGATGGAGAAGGAATAATTGCTTTGGGAGATTTTATGATTCGGGCTGGCGATAGAATAGTAGTTTGCTGTTTACCTAGGTCCATAAGTAAAGTCGAAAAACTCTTTCTATAA
- the ubiE gene encoding bifunctional demethylmenaquinone methyltransferase/2-methoxy-6-polyprenyl-1,4-benzoquinol methylase UbiE, protein MDKKVTPYKDSNLNKKEQVAQMFDKISGNYDGLNRVISFGIDLKWRKKVVSLVSEKNPKNILDIATGTGDLAINLVESGAKEIIGLDISEGMLEVGRKKIGAKHLSDKIKMVKADSEALPFENETFDAITVAFGVRNFENLEKGLSEIYRVLKTNGIFVILETSVPTKFPYKQGYKFYSTTLLPVIGKLFSKDKAAYSYLSESAAVFPYGAKFNNILSKTGFIDIEDKPQTFGVATIYTASK, encoded by the coding sequence ATGGATAAAAAAGTAACACCCTACAAAGATTCCAATCTAAACAAGAAAGAGCAAGTTGCTCAAATGTTTGATAAAATATCTGGAAACTACGATGGGCTTAATCGTGTAATATCTTTCGGGATTGACCTTAAGTGGAGAAAAAAAGTTGTTTCCTTGGTTTCTGAAAAAAATCCGAAAAACATTCTGGACATTGCAACAGGAACAGGGGATCTAGCAATAAATCTAGTTGAATCAGGAGCCAAAGAAATTATTGGGCTGGATATTTCTGAAGGAATGTTGGAGGTAGGAAGAAAAAAGATTGGAGCGAAACATCTCTCTGATAAAATTAAAATGGTGAAAGCAGATTCTGAAGCTCTTCCTTTCGAAAACGAAACCTTCGATGCTATTACGGTAGCATTTGGGGTTCGGAATTTTGAAAATTTAGAAAAAGGCCTATCAGAAATTTATCGCGTTTTAAAAACCAACGGAATTTTTGTAATATTGGAAACTTCAGTTCCAACCAAATTTCCCTACAAACAAGGGTATAAATTTTATTCCACTACCCTTTTACCGGTTATTGGAAAATTATTTTCAAAAGACAAAGCAGCATATTCCTATTTAAGCGAAAGTGCGGCAGTTTTTCCTTATGGAGCCAAGTTCAACAATATTTTAAGTAAAACCGGGTTTATAGATATAGAAGATAAGCCTCAAACATTTGGTGTCGCAACCATATACACAGCTTCTAAATAA
- a CDS encoding POTRA domain-containing protein, translating into MKRYPAKISLLFLTLAFIISCDAVKRVQNDELLLTENTIFLNGEKIKESRIYNQLYQEPNAKLLGTPLRLHFYNLAKQDPDSAFQYWLHKKPRRIKRLENIYSQKQANRIEEAYINLNKWVKKTGEAPVIINEELTKKSKNRLQAWYFNNGWFDAEIDYEIKPQENKRGEIDYYVSSNKPYIVDSINQRIGSVVIDSIYNAYSASSLITSGVQYKTLDFNAERDRLSRLFRNNGVYYFDQEYISFEADTVETNKKVNATVIINNRQVSQGDTTTRVPFKIHTISKVNVFTDYTFNNRYKPVTDSASYKGYNIYSFEELEHRPRAITDAIFIKPGEIFKDTDRTRTYNRMSSLRVFKYPNIEYTLDPADSTSTDLIANIFLSPQPKYSLGFDFDISQSNIQDFGVGFGGSLLIRNVFKGAENFEISARGSVGSSSDAARGSSKDQFFNISEIGADIKLTFPRIFMPFNTEKFIPKYMSPFTSLSLGISTQNNIGLDKQNLNGILNYRWAPSKKLSHKLDLLNIQYVRNLNTDNYFNVYRNSYNNLNEIVQSGDVVTNPSYINSEGKLIIPTGAEGFIRDVTINDPNTSGISEDQRQVIDNIRERKDRLTENNLIFASNFTYLSNNKENLYDDDFSRFRFKIETAGNFLAAFSSLTGAQKDDQGRYDVLGVNYSQYVKTEIDYIKYWNWGNKNIFAIRAFSGIAIPYGNANSIPFIRSFFAGGPNDNRAWQAYDLGPGSSGGRNEFNEANMKLAFNAEYRYNLFGALNSAFFIDIGNIWNVLDIVEDPAATFTSLSDIKDIAIGSGAGLRYDFNFFVLRFDVGLKTYDPSRSLGARWFKDYNLAHAVYNVGINYPF; encoded by the coding sequence TTGAAACGCTATCCCGCAAAAATATCATTATTATTTTTAACCCTGGCATTTATCATTTCCTGTGATGCAGTAAAGAGAGTTCAAAATGACGAATTACTACTTACGGAAAATACCATATTTCTGAATGGTGAAAAAATAAAGGAATCCCGAATTTATAATCAATTATATCAAGAACCTAATGCAAAATTGCTGGGCACCCCGTTAAGGCTTCACTTTTATAATCTCGCAAAGCAAGACCCAGATTCTGCTTTTCAATACTGGCTTCATAAAAAACCACGCAGGATTAAGCGATTAGAGAATATTTATTCTCAAAAACAAGCAAACAGAATCGAAGAGGCGTACATAAATTTAAACAAATGGGTCAAAAAAACGGGGGAAGCACCGGTAATTATAAATGAAGAATTAACGAAAAAATCCAAAAACCGACTACAGGCTTGGTATTTCAATAATGGATGGTTTGATGCCGAAATAGATTACGAGATAAAGCCCCAAGAGAACAAAAGAGGGGAAATAGATTATTATGTAAGCTCTAATAAACCATATATCGTAGATTCCATCAATCAAAGAATTGGTTCGGTAGTAATAGATTCAATATACAATGCTTATTCAGCCAGTTCTTTGATCACCTCGGGGGTTCAATATAAAACATTGGATTTTAATGCTGAAAGGGATCGATTGTCCAGACTGTTCAGAAATAATGGGGTGTATTATTTCGATCAAGAATATATAAGTTTTGAAGCCGATACCGTCGAAACAAATAAAAAGGTAAATGCCACGGTAATAATCAATAACAGGCAAGTTTCCCAAGGAGATACCACAACTCGGGTTCCTTTTAAAATACACACTATTAGCAAAGTAAATGTATTTACAGATTACACTTTTAACAATCGTTACAAACCTGTAACCGATAGCGCATCCTATAAAGGATATAATATTTATAGTTTTGAGGAACTTGAACATAGACCTCGAGCTATTACAGATGCCATTTTTATAAAACCGGGAGAAATCTTTAAGGATACCGATAGAACCCGAACCTATAATAGGATGAGTTCTCTACGAGTTTTTAAATACCCCAATATCGAATACACGCTCGATCCTGCAGATAGCACCAGCACCGATTTGATCGCGAATATTTTTCTGAGTCCGCAGCCAAAATATTCCTTGGGTTTCGATTTTGATATTTCTCAAAGTAATATCCAAGATTTTGGAGTGGGTTTTGGAGGCTCCCTATTAATTCGAAATGTCTTTAAAGGTGCCGAAAATTTTGAAATTTCAGCAAGGGGAAGCGTTGGATCTTCTTCGGATGCTGCAAGAGGGAGCTCTAAGGACCAATTTTTCAATATTTCTGAAATCGGGGCGGATATCAAATTAACCTTTCCTCGAATTTTCATGCCTTTTAATACTGAAAAGTTCATTCCGAAGTACATGTCCCCATTTACATCATTGAGTTTAGGAATTAGCACACAGAACAATATAGGCTTGGACAAACAAAATCTAAACGGCATCCTAAATTACCGATGGGCTCCCTCAAAAAAACTTTCACATAAACTAGACCTTTTAAACATTCAATATGTACGGAATTTAAATACCGACAATTACTTTAATGTATATCGGAACTCCTATAACAATCTAAATGAAATTGTTCAATCTGGGGATGTAGTAACAAATCCAAGTTATATAAATAGCGAAGGAAAATTAATTATCCCTACAGGAGCAGAAGGTTTTATTAGGGATGTCACCATCAATGATCCCAATACTTCTGGAATTTCCGAGGATCAGCGTCAGGTAATAGACAACATTCGGGAAAGAAAAGACAGGTTAACAGAAAACAACTTGATCTTTGCTTCAAATTTCACCTATTTAAGCAACAACAAAGAAAACCTATATGATGATGATTTTTCCCGATTTCGATTTAAAATTGAAACCGCGGGGAATTTTCTTGCCGCATTCTCCAGCCTAACCGGTGCGCAAAAAGATGATCAGGGTAGATATGATGTACTTGGGGTAAATTATTCACAATATGTTAAAACGGAAATTGATTATATAAAATACTGGAACTGGGGAAATAAAAATATTTTTGCCATAAGGGCATTTTCAGGAATAGCAATTCCTTATGGAAATGCAAACAGCATTCCTTTTATTAGAAGTTTTTTTGCAGGTGGCCCAAATGATAACAGGGCCTGGCAAGCTTATGACCTTGGCCCGGGCAGTTCTGGTGGTAGAAACGAATTTAATGAGGCCAATATGAAATTGGCATTTAATGCCGAATACAGATACAATCTTTTTGGTGCCTTGAATAGTGCGTTTTTTATAGACATTGGTAACATTTGGAATGTGTTGGATATTGTGGAAGATCCTGCCGCTACTTTTACTTCACTATCAGATATAAAAGACATCGCTATAGGTTCGGGAGCAGGATTGCGATACGATTTCAACTTTTTCGTCTTGCGATTCGATGTTGGCCTTAAAACTTACGATCCGTCAAGATCCCTAGGTGCTAGATGGTTCAAGGATTACAATTTAGCACATGCGGTTTATAACGTAGGCATCAATTATCCCTTCTAA
- the fbaA gene encoding class II fructose-bisphosphate aldolase has translation MSHNIKAGVATGKEVQEIFKYAKNKGFALPAVNVIGSSTVNAVLETAAELNSPVIIQFSNGGAQFNAGKGLSNKNQQAAIAGGVAGALHIHELAKVYGAAVILHTDHCAKKLLPWIDGLLDAGEKFYKEHGKPLYSSHMIDLSEESLEENIEICKTYLERMSKMGMTLEIELGITGGEEDGVDNTDVDDSKLYTQPEEVAYAFEELSKVSDQFTIAAAFGNVHGVYKPGNVKLTPKILKNSQEYLSKKHGLGDNHIDFVFHGGSGSSIEEIREAIGYGVIKMNIDTDLQYAYAEGIRDYMGEKKEYLKSQIGNPDGAEVPNKKYYDPRVWVRSGEITFKNRLTKAFEDLNNINTL, from the coding sequence ATGAGTCATAATATAAAAGCAGGAGTTGCAACAGGCAAAGAAGTTCAAGAAATTTTTAAATATGCTAAAAATAAAGGTTTCGCACTTCCGGCCGTTAACGTAATTGGGTCTAGTACCGTAAATGCGGTTTTGGAAACTGCGGCAGAATTAAATTCCCCAGTTATTATTCAGTTCTCAAATGGAGGCGCACAGTTTAATGCTGGAAAAGGACTTTCTAACAAAAATCAGCAGGCTGCCATAGCTGGTGGGGTTGCTGGAGCTTTGCACATTCACGAACTTGCAAAAGTTTATGGCGCTGCCGTGATCTTGCACACAGATCATTGTGCTAAAAAATTGCTTCCTTGGATAGATGGTCTTTTAGATGCCGGGGAGAAATTTTACAAAGAACACGGGAAGCCATTATATAGCTCCCATATGATAGATCTTTCTGAAGAATCATTAGAAGAGAATATCGAGATATGTAAAACGTATCTTGAGCGAATGAGCAAAATGGGAATGACTTTGGAAATCGAACTGGGAATAACTGGCGGTGAAGAAGATGGGGTAGATAATACCGACGTAGATGACTCTAAATTATACACGCAACCAGAAGAAGTAGCATATGCTTTTGAAGAGTTGAGCAAAGTAAGCGACCAATTTACAATTGCCGCGGCTTTTGGAAATGTACATGGAGTTTACAAACCAGGAAACGTAAAACTTACACCAAAGATCCTTAAGAATTCTCAAGAATATTTAAGCAAAAAGCATGGATTGGGAGACAATCATATCGATTTCGTTTTTCACGGAGGAAGTGGTTCCAGTATTGAAGAAATTAGGGAAGCGATTGGATATGGCGTTATTAAAATGAATATCGATACCGACCTTCAATATGCTTATGCCGAAGGAATTCGTGATTATATGGGGGAGAAAAAAGAGTATTTAAAATCCCAAATTGGAAATCCTGACGGTGCAGAAGTTCCCAATAAGAAATATTACGATCCTAGGGTATGGGTACGCTCAGGGGAGATTACATTTAAGAATAGGCTTACCAAGGCATTCGAAGACCTTAATAACATAAATACACTTTAA
- a CDS encoding TrkH family potassium uptake protein: MPKMNFKIISHIMGLLLLCNGGFMLLAVIVSWYYEDGITLQISSASLLTMFVGTVLMFFTRGHRKEIKKREGYVVVTFGWIFMALSGTLPYIFSEAIPDFTNAFFETMSGYTTTGATIINDIESIPKGILFWRSLTHWIGGMGIIVLAIAILPLLGIGGMQLFSAEAPGPSADKLKPRITDTAKRLWLIYFLYTLAETILLKVAGMTLFDAVNHSLSTLSTGGFSTKNASLAYWNHQPIIQYIIIVFMFLAGTNFVLSYFSFKGKFQKVLHDDEFKWYCIFIMSFTLVAALIIYFQADVSISSITHPMVWGEAESAFRHSLFQVLTVVTTTGFISADYTLWTPFLTVMFFGLMFLGGSAGSTAGGVKVMRHLIMIRNGVTEFKRSLHPNAILPIRYNKRSIKQAIVFNILGFFILYMISFIFGALVFAFMGLDFMTAIGGAASSLGNIGPALGGLGPVNNYDILPAAGKWWSAFLMLIGRLELFTVLILLTPFFWRNR; encoded by the coding sequence ATGCCTAAAATGAACTTTAAGATCATCTCGCACATTATGGGGTTACTCCTTTTGTGCAATGGTGGGTTTATGCTATTGGCCGTAATTGTTAGTTGGTATTATGAAGATGGAATAACATTACAAATTTCTTCGGCTTCATTGCTTACCATGTTCGTTGGAACGGTTCTCATGTTTTTTACACGTGGGCATAGAAAAGAGATTAAAAAGAGGGAAGGTTATGTTGTAGTAACTTTTGGTTGGATTTTTATGGCCTTAAGTGGAACATTGCCATATATTTTTTCTGAAGCGATTCCAGATTTCACCAATGCCTTCTTCGAAACAATGTCTGGGTATACCACTACAGGTGCCACTATTATCAATGATATAGAATCCATCCCAAAAGGAATTTTATTTTGGCGAAGTCTTACTCATTGGATAGGGGGAATGGGAATCATTGTTTTGGCAATTGCTATTCTACCGCTATTGGGAATAGGAGGAATGCAACTTTTTTCTGCGGAAGCTCCCGGCCCTAGTGCCGATAAATTAAAACCAAGGATTACAGATACTGCAAAGAGATTATGGTTGATATACTTTCTTTATACATTGGCAGAAACAATATTGCTTAAAGTAGCTGGAATGACTCTCTTTGATGCTGTTAACCATTCTTTGAGCACCCTTTCCACTGGTGGTTTTTCCACTAAAAATGCCAGTCTTGCCTATTGGAATCATCAGCCAATTATTCAGTATATTATTATAGTTTTTATGTTTTTGGCGGGAACCAATTTCGTTTTGAGCTATTTCAGTTTCAAGGGAAAATTTCAAAAAGTATTGCATGACGATGAGTTTAAATGGTATTGTATATTTATCATGTCATTTACTCTCGTTGCAGCTCTGATTATTTATTTTCAGGCAGATGTTTCCATATCTTCTATAACACACCCAATGGTGTGGGGCGAAGCGGAGAGTGCATTTAGGCATTCCTTGTTTCAGGTACTTACTGTTGTTACCACCACTGGATTTATTAGCGCAGATTATACACTATGGACTCCATTTTTAACTGTAATGTTCTTTGGGTTAATGTTTTTAGGTGGGTCGGCGGGGTCTACTGCGGGTGGGGTAAAAGTTATGCGCCATTTGATAATGATAAGAAATGGGGTTACAGAATTCAAACGAAGCCTCCACCCAAATGCTATATTGCCAATTCGTTATAACAAGAGGTCCATAAAACAGGCAATTGTATTCAATATCCTCGGTTTTTTTATTTTATACATGATATCCTTTATATTTGGTGCCCTGGTATTTGCCTTTATGGGTCTGGATTTTATGACTGCAATTGGAGGTGCAGCATCTTCCTTGGGAAATATTGGTCCTGCTTTGGGAGGACTTGGCCCCGTTAATAATTATGATATTTTACCTGCTGCAGGGAAGTGGTGGTCGGCCTTTTTAATGCTTATTGGAAGACTGGAATTATTTACCGTTTTAATTTTATTAACTCCTTTTTTCTGGAGAAATAGATAA